The Henckelia pumila isolate YLH828 chromosome 2, ASM3356847v2, whole genome shotgun sequence genome includes a window with the following:
- the LOC140877340 gene encoding ethylene-responsive transcription factor ERN1-like — protein MQLRFQNTVDTGHSSYRSRNAQGTNRNKFVGVRQRPSGKWVAEIKNTTQKIRMWLGTFDTAEEAARAYDEAAYLLRGSNTRTNFLTNNNIPCNPALSLKIRNLINQKRSQNKAKPTSLPSSSNIAIEKCTTQETSVSNVSASTCAKNGVTTSNPTAFEDEYKPDLSCFSPQDFGTCNRDHPTFAMDFDKFTLEQECSDPPGRAGEMMNDARFQDFEWTKVEQHISAVNGINEYWENFNDCIDPLWEINSLCQMFCHS, from the coding sequence ATGCAACTTCGGTTTCAGAACACCGTTGATACCGGCCATAGCTCCTATAGATCAAGAAATGCTCAAGGCACAAATCGAAACAAGTTCGTTGGCGTGAGACAAAGGCCTTCTGGAAAATGGGTGGCCGAAATCAAGAACACAACTCAGAAGATTAGGATGTGGCTTGGCACGTTCGACACGGCTGAAGAGGCTGCTAGGGCCTATGATGAAGCCGCGTATCTCCTTCGCGGATCAAACACGCGAACCAATTTTTTGACCAACAACAACATCCCTTGCAACCCGGCTCTCTCGTTGAAAATCCGAAACCTTATCAACCAAAAGAGAAGCCAGAATAAGGCCAAACCTACTAGTCTTCCCTCTTCAAGTAACATAGCCATAGAGAAATGTACAACTCAAGAAACTAGTGTATCTAATGTTTCTGCTAGTACTTGTGCCAAAAATGGCGTTACTACCTCGAATCCCACCGCTTTTGAAGATGAGTATAAGCCAGATTTGAGCTGTTTTTCGCCTCAAGATTTCGGTACATGCAATAGAGATCATCCAACTTTCGCCATGGATTTCGACAAGTTTACTCTTGAACAAGAATGCTCTGATCCTCCGGGAAGAGCTGGTGAGATGATGAATGATGCACGGTTCCAAGATTTCGAATGGACGAAAGTCGAACAACATATATCGGCAGTGAATGGGATCAATGAATACTGGGAAAATTTCAACGATTGCATTGATCCTTTGTGGGAGATTAATAGTCTGTGCCAAATGTTTTGTCATAGTTAA